From a region of the Zingiber officinale cultivar Zhangliang chromosome 4B, Zo_v1.1, whole genome shotgun sequence genome:
- the LOC121977361 gene encoding heavy metal-associated isoprenylated plant protein 7-like isoform X1, giving the protein MAEQEGKNEESKKEAGGESGNDGAKKEETDEKPPPPPSPPPQPQEEVVMRVYMDCAGCARKVRQSLRGFPGVEEVVADSRTHRVVVKGRKAAEDPLKVVARVQKKSGKKVELLSPLPTPPTPPEKKEEDQKPIGEEKPQVIVAVLRVYMHCEACAQEIKKRILRMKGVRSAEPNLKASEVTVKGVFHPEILSAYILKRTGKHATVVKQEPEEKPVEDPEKSKAKEPPPPTAAGDDAKDEKKPEGREQVDKEDEDCGCRNEGEQSEKKADGDADTKEKEKKTDPKKEENKEDEIVVVDIGATGTPPPPPSADGEGTGGARKILIKNENYYYYIPKYPAEFYAYPPQIFSDENPNACVVM; this is encoded by the exons ATGGCAGAG CAGGAGGGGAAGAATGAGGAGTCGAAGAAGGAAGCAGGTGGCGAGAGCGGAAACGATGGGGCCAAGAAAGAGGAGACGGATGAGAAGCCTCCCCCTCCCCCTTCTCCTCCGCCACAACCGCAAGAGGAGGTAGTTATGAGAGTCTACATGGACTGCGCAGGATGCGCCAGGAAGGTGCGGCAGAGCCTTCGGGGCTTTCCAg GTGTGGAGGAGGTGGTGGCTGACAGCCGGACGCACCGTGTCGTGGTGAAGGGGAGGAAGGCAGCGGAGGATCCGCTGAAGGTGGTGGCGAGAGTCCAAAAGAAAAGCGGAAAGAAAGTGGAGTTGCTAAGCCCCCTACCTACCCCGCCGACGCCGccggagaagaaggaagaggatcAGAAACCTATTGGAGAGGAAAAG CCGCAAGTGATCGTCGCTGTGCTGAGAGTTTATATGCATTGCGAAGCCTGCgctcaagagatcaagaagaggATTCTAAGGATGAAAG GAGTCCGTTCAGCGGAGCCAAACCTGAAGGCATCTGAGGTGACGGTGAAGGGCGTGTTCCACCCGGAGATCCTGTCGGCGTACATCCTCAAGAGAACGGGAAAGCACGCGACCGTGGTGAAGCAGGAGCCGGAGGAGAAGCCGGTAGAGGATCCCGAGAAGTCCAAGGCTAAGGAGCCGCCGCCACCGACTGCAGCCGGGGATGATGCGAAAGACGAGAAGAAGCCTGAAGGCAGAGAACAAGTTGACAAGGAGGACGAGGACTGCGGCTGCCGCAACGAAGGGGAACAGAGCGAGAAGAAAGCCGACGGCGATGCTGACacgaaagagaaggagaagaagaccgACCCAAAAAAGGAGGAAAATAAGGAGGACGAAATAGTCGTCGTCGACATCGGAGCGACGGGGACTCCACCGCCTCCACCATCTGCCGACGGCGAAGGTACCGGCGGCGCAAGGAAGATATTAATTAAGAACGAAAACTACTACTACTACATTCCGAAGTACCCAGCGGAGTTCTACGCGTATCCGCCGCAGATCTTTAGCGATGAGAATCCTAATGCATGCGTTGTCATGTGA
- the LOC121977361 gene encoding heavy metal-associated isoprenylated plant protein 7-like isoform X2: protein MAEEGKNEESKKEAGGESGNDGAKKEETDEKPPPPPSPPPQPQEEVVMRVYMDCAGCARKVRQSLRGFPGVEEVVADSRTHRVVVKGRKAAEDPLKVVARVQKKSGKKVELLSPLPTPPTPPEKKEEDQKPIGEEKPQVIVAVLRVYMHCEACAQEIKKRILRMKGVRSAEPNLKASEVTVKGVFHPEILSAYILKRTGKHATVVKQEPEEKPVEDPEKSKAKEPPPPTAAGDDAKDEKKPEGREQVDKEDEDCGCRNEGEQSEKKADGDADTKEKEKKTDPKKEENKEDEIVVVDIGATGTPPPPPSADGEGTGGARKILIKNENYYYYIPKYPAEFYAYPPQIFSDENPNACVVM, encoded by the exons ATGGCAGAG GAGGGGAAGAATGAGGAGTCGAAGAAGGAAGCAGGTGGCGAGAGCGGAAACGATGGGGCCAAGAAAGAGGAGACGGATGAGAAGCCTCCCCCTCCCCCTTCTCCTCCGCCACAACCGCAAGAGGAGGTAGTTATGAGAGTCTACATGGACTGCGCAGGATGCGCCAGGAAGGTGCGGCAGAGCCTTCGGGGCTTTCCAg GTGTGGAGGAGGTGGTGGCTGACAGCCGGACGCACCGTGTCGTGGTGAAGGGGAGGAAGGCAGCGGAGGATCCGCTGAAGGTGGTGGCGAGAGTCCAAAAGAAAAGCGGAAAGAAAGTGGAGTTGCTAAGCCCCCTACCTACCCCGCCGACGCCGccggagaagaaggaagaggatcAGAAACCTATTGGAGAGGAAAAG CCGCAAGTGATCGTCGCTGTGCTGAGAGTTTATATGCATTGCGAAGCCTGCgctcaagagatcaagaagaggATTCTAAGGATGAAAG GAGTCCGTTCAGCGGAGCCAAACCTGAAGGCATCTGAGGTGACGGTGAAGGGCGTGTTCCACCCGGAGATCCTGTCGGCGTACATCCTCAAGAGAACGGGAAAGCACGCGACCGTGGTGAAGCAGGAGCCGGAGGAGAAGCCGGTAGAGGATCCCGAGAAGTCCAAGGCTAAGGAGCCGCCGCCACCGACTGCAGCCGGGGATGATGCGAAAGACGAGAAGAAGCCTGAAGGCAGAGAACAAGTTGACAAGGAGGACGAGGACTGCGGCTGCCGCAACGAAGGGGAACAGAGCGAGAAGAAAGCCGACGGCGATGCTGACacgaaagagaaggagaagaagaccgACCCAAAAAAGGAGGAAAATAAGGAGGACGAAATAGTCGTCGTCGACATCGGAGCGACGGGGACTCCACCGCCTCCACCATCTGCCGACGGCGAAGGTACCGGCGGCGCAAGGAAGATATTAATTAAGAACGAAAACTACTACTACTACATTCCGAAGTACCCAGCGGAGTTCTACGCGTATCCGCCGCAGATCTTTAGCGATGAGAATCCTAATGCATGCGTTGTCATGTGA